Below is a genomic region from Sciurus carolinensis unplaced genomic scaffold, mSciCar1.2, whole genome shotgun sequence.
gtattttgtttctttgtagcTATTGGAAATGgtactattttattgatttctgtttcaGATAACTTGCTATTGGCATATAGCAAtgatattaatttatatgtgttaacattttataatgaaagtttgttaaatttacttattagttttcatagtttttttttcctagtggagtatttggatatatatatatatatatatatatataatatgcatgtatgtatatatatataattatcataTGCAACACtgataattttactttattttttctcatttagatgatatttatttatttgtctcatCTGATTTCTCTGGGTAGAAATTCCAGgactatgttaaataaaattgatgaaacagCATATTTggcttgttccagatcttagaggaatgctttcaacttttacCCATTAAGTGAAAGGTTAACTGTAGGCTTACTATAaatgacctttataatgtttagtACATTGGTTTTATACCTAACTTATTCTGTGTTTAAAATCATGACAGGATATTGAATCTTACCAggtgctctttctgcatctattcaaatGATCATATTGTTTATGCCCATCTTTCACTTGATGTGGTATGTCACATCTCTTGTTTTCATATATTGAATTAGTCTTATATTCCTGGAATATGTCCCACTTGATATTGTGGATTACCATTTAAAcgtgatgttgaattttgtttgctatcattttgttgaggaattttgCATCTGTTTCCATGAATGATATTGGcctatacttttctttttatctttctttttgtttttcttatttaaatatatctttgtTGGTTTTAGTGTCAGGGTAatgctggcttcataaaatgcatttgaaaaaattcCCACCTCTTTTAATTCTTGGAATCATTTAAGAAGAATtgatcttcatttttcattttaagtagaATTCAGCAAAACAGTTGTCTGGTCCTGAAGTTTTATTTGATGGGaatattttattactgattcaatacCATTACTTGTTATTGGTCAAttcctgttttatatttctaCATTATTCAAAATTGGTAACATTTATATGTTcaagaatttgtccatttcttgtAGAATATCAAGTTCATTTTTGTCTAGTTGTTCACATCTagtattcatttgtttatctgtGATTTCATTTGCAATGCCTccctttttattctgattttatttattagaatcttctctttttatattttgtcttcattagtCTAGCCAGGggttttttcaattttatttgtagttttgaaGAACCTGCTCATTGTTTCTTTgatctttgtattttcttaaaatttatgttttatttatttcaacaaTGATCTTTAATATTACTTTCTTTCTATAATTTGGGTTTAATTGATCCTAATTGTTTTGGTTCCCTGAGGTGGAAGGATAAGTTCTTTATGTGAGATCATTCTGTTTTTCAGTGTAGGCATGATTGCTACAAACTTCCAAGTATGCTTTCACTGTATCCCATGAGTATGTTGTGTCTTCATCTTCATTAGTTTAATGAACTAAAGTTCTTAAAGGGAGTCATCATAAAGTAGGTTGAATGAAAAAAACAGATCTATTGGAGAAAATTCTTCAAAGTGGAATAGAGTGGTAAGATTCTAACAAGTATAATATTATCAGGTAAAATTGCCCAGGAAAAAAGTATCTCAGTatcaaaaaattgttttaaagaaagtatcTCACTATATATTCAAATTTCTGTGCAAGTTTTAAGTCTACTAGGTGTTGGACAACCAAATATGTCATAAACATCTTTAAGGATAATCAGAAAAGTTTACTTGTTTTGCCAAAGTATTTTAAACATCTCATTCTTTGAATTTAATTATTGAGATAGAATTTTCACTGGAAGATATatgatcattttaaagaaaaatacatccaTATAGAAAAACTGTATTGGTCAATTGTCTAATATCTTCTGGTTTTGGAAACTTGGAGCATCATTATGATATTACCCTTGACGGGGAACATCAAAGAAAAATCTCCTTTGTGAAGAGAGATGATAAATTTTGACATGTTGATTCTGAGATGAATGTGGGGCACAAATAGATGTCTAGGAGAAGTTATTGAAAACTTCTTGGCTGTGAGTGTACACGTTTGgatacttttaaaaactaattgaATCTCTgagaattaatttatttactacTTTTTCAggatacataatttttatttaacaagtttcatttttacttcattgAAATGTAATTCTGCTTTTCAATCTTAGCCTATTTTGTGATTTATCCCTCTCAGATAGTCacattgcttgtattttttaacTCCAAAATAAAAGTCCGTATTTGAAATATGAAGAATAGCTCTTTTCCTTCAGTTATATTccttaactttctttttcattgcagTTATTTTGTGCTTTAAGACAACATTTGAAAGGTTTATTGAAAAGTTCAAGAATAAATTGGTAATAGGCCTGTGCATCCGCATCCGGTGGCCACCAAGCAACTTCCTCTAGAGGGAGGTAATTGCAGCTGGGTGCTGCCAGCACCTCTATGATCAGTGGAGCCGCACGGTTCCCTGGGGCCACACCAGGACAAGCAAGAGCTGCATCCTGACACCAAGAATGCACTGACGCTGGTTCCTGGAACCTGGGTCCGAAACCCTGCCCTGGGAGCGACCACCAGCCCCTTGGGATCTTCGGCCTTGGCCCTGCTGAGCATTTGGATCTGGACCAGAGTCTGGACAGGTTGACACTGTCCTCTACTGAAACCTGAAAAATGGCATCTGGGCAAGGTCCAGGTCCTCCCAGTGAAGAGTATGGAGAGCCAACCTCCGATTCTGAGCAGCAGGTAGCCCAGGACACGGAGGAGGTTTTCCACAGCTATGTTTTTCATCACCATCCGCAGGAGCAGGAGGCCGAGGGGGAGGCTGCCCCTGTTGACCCAGAGATGATTGCCTTGCCCCTAGAACCTACCAGTTCCCACTCCCATATATGATCATGCCTAGCTTGGACCTGTGCCTGCCCCTTGTCCCTGAGCCCAGCCTTCATGTTGGCTAACACTATCAGGGACCTCCAAGGAGAGTACCATGGGGCAGGTGGGTCGGCAGCTCGCCATCATCGGTGACGACATCAACTGGCACTATGACTCCGAGTTCCAGAGCATGCTGCAACAACTGCAGCCTACAGCCACAAATGCCTATGAGCTCTTCACCAAGATCGCCTCCAGCCTGTTTGAGAGTGGCATCAACTGGGGCCGTGTGGTGGCTCTCCTGGGTTTCGGCTATCGCCTGACCTTACACGTCTACCAGCGAGGCCTGACAGGCTTCCTGGGCCAGGTGACCCACTTTGTGGCCGACTTCATGTTGCACTGCTGTATCGCCCAGTGGATCGCGCAGAGAGGAGACTGGGTGGCAGCCCTGGACTTTGGGAACGGCCCAGTCCGGAATGTGCTGGTTGTTCTGGCTGTAGTTCTGTTGGGTCAGTTTGTGGTACAAAGATTCTTCAAGTCATGACTCCTGGGGAGCCCTATTGGGGTCCCAGTGGAGACTCCTGCCTGAATTTCAGCCCAaactccctcccttctcccctgcaGGGGATACCCCGCAAGAGTACAGAAGCGTTAGCAAATGGACATTCCAGCAGAGGGCCCTGCCCAGGGGTCATTCAGGCTGTACAGGTGCCCCAATGTCGCATGGTGCTAACGGGCCCCCTCTCTGTACCCCATCCTGTCAGAGAGGGGCTGTAGCCTCTTCCCTCAGCTCTCTGGGACCCCCTGAGTCCTGTCTTGAAGTCGTTGTGGAGATTGATACCTTAGGGAGGCAAGAGGCTGGGAACCACTTCTTCCCAAGAAGTTTTAATGGTTTTAGCTTTTTATAATACCCTTGGGAGGACCCATTCCCTTTCCCACCACTCTGTCAAGGTCAGGTTATCTAGGGTTTGGTGGTCAGTGGGTAAAACCTGTGTTTCCCAGAACTCAGCTATTCTGGAAGATCAGAGCCTAAAAGGTGCAACTTGAGCACAGTCCTGGTCCTCCCTAAACATGGCTCCTAGGAACTGGTTGGGCTGAGAGGGTTAAGATCCtgctcccaccccccaccccatgtTGGCCTTGTTGGACTCTCAGGGATTCTGGGCTGGGGTGTGTGTTAGAGGTGGGGTTGGAGGTGGTAGTGTAGACTAGAATGTTCTGAACATATTCATCAGGACCCTCCAAGCCTgctacccacccacccccaggtCCTCTCagtttttccccttcccctcaccTGATAAATACTTGCTTCCAACCCAGTCACTACAGATATAGATATTCCCCAGGGTCCTTGGTTGAGCAGGTGTGCTGAGACCCCTCCTACCCAGAGTGCAGGGCCTAAGACTTGGTTTGTCACAAGGAAAAGGAGTAGGGAGTGTCTGAGTGGGAGAGGGTCTATACCACCAGGAGCCATCCAGGACCTGGAATCTCTTGGCCTGGGCACAGTATAATCTGAATGGGAGAACTGTGAATACTTGAACTCCACCCTTACCCCACCCTCCATGCTCCTCACCTGCCTAGGCCCCTCCTGGAGGCAGTACCTTCTCTATCTTGCACAGCCTAGGAACTTGGGAGTAAGTGGAGGGAAGTTGTTGATTAAGCCAAATTCAGGGAGGGGATACAGATAGACTGCTGGCCACCTGAAACCCCTGTCCTCTGACTGTGTTTGGAAATAAACTGTGCAatcctcccaccaaaaaaaaagaataaattggtGAGAATGTTGATTTTATGTACATTAAAGCTGTGAAACTAATGATG
It encodes:
- the LOC124974602 gene encoding bcl-2 homologous antagonist/killer-like, encoding MASGQGPGPPSEEYGEPTSDSEQQVAQDTEEVFHSYVFHHHPQEQEAEGEAAPVDPEMIALPLEPTRTSKESTMGQVGRQLAIIGDDINWHYDSEFQSMLQQLQPTATNAYELFTKIASSLFESGINWGRVVALLGFGYRLTLHVYQRGLTGFLGQVTHFVADFMLHCCIAQWIAQRGDWVAALDFGNGPVRNVLVVLAVVLLGQFVVQRFFKS